A stretch of Myxocyprinus asiaticus isolate MX2 ecotype Aquarium Trade chromosome 42, UBuf_Myxa_2, whole genome shotgun sequence DNA encodes these proteins:
- the LOC127432631 gene encoding huntingtin-interacting protein 1-related protein-like — translation MNDMAAVVVTSTKAGQMQIEEKNSMDFSVMSLIKIKTEEMDFQVRGVRLGELRKRHYDMGGIPMASSSDKAMDNFDSSLPTHYPDLPTMEPPSLEPFRLDPPRLKPPTPEPTKSSKQTSISSYFFNFNFFHKSGSIFKNAFR, via the exons ATGAACGACATGGCCGCTGTTGTGGTGACGTCAACTAAGGCAGGCCAGATGCAGATTGAGGAGAAGA ACTCCATGGACTTCTCAGTCATGTCCCTTATAAagataaaaacagaagaaatggATTTCCAG GTGAGAGGTGTACGGCTGGGAGAACTCAGGAAAAGACACTACGACATGGGAGGAATCCCAATGGCCTCGTCTTCAGATAAAGCAATGGATAATTTTGACAGTTCACTGCCTACTCATTATCCTGACCTGCCCACAATGGAACCGCCCAGTTTGGAACCATTCAGACTGGACCCGCCCCGACTGAAACCACCCACACCTGAGCCAACCAAAAGCTCTAAACAAACTTCAATCTCTTCATACTTCTTCAATTTCAATTTCTTTCATAAATCAGGCAGCATCTTCAAGAATGCA TTTAGGTAA